In a genomic window of Spodoptera frugiperda isolate SF20-4 chromosome 18, AGI-APGP_CSIRO_Sfru_2.0, whole genome shotgun sequence:
- the LOC118278046 gene encoding larval cuticle protein A3A isoform X3: protein MAFKFVVFACLVAAASAGVYPAAPVAYSAAPAYVAHQAYAAPVAYAAPVAKVVAPVAKVAVEEYDAHPQYSFAYDVQDGLTGDSKSQHESRDGDVVQGSYSVVDPDGTKRTVDYTADPHNGFNAVVRKEALGHVAKVVAAAPVVAKVAAPVAYQSAPVYHAAPVAKLAYAATPVVHAAPVAKFAAPVAYSAPLYHH, encoded by the exons ATGGCATTCAAG tttGTAGTATTCGCCTGCTTGGTGGCTGCCGCCAGCGCTGGAGTATACCCAGCCGCCCCTGTGGCGTACTCCGCCGCCCCCGCCTACGTCGCCCACCAAGCGTACGCTGCCCCCGTGGCGTACGCCGCCCCTGTCGCTAAGGTGGTCGCTCCCGTCGCCAAGGTCGCCGTCGAGGAATACGACGCGCACCCCCAGTACAGCTTCGCTTACGACGTGCAAGACGGTCTCACCGGTGACTCCAAGAGCCAGCATGAGAGCCGCGACGGAGATGTCGTACAGGGCTCCTACTCCGTGGTAGACCCTGACGGTACCAAGCGCACCGTGGACTACACTGCTGACCCCCACAACGGATTCAACGCTGTCGTGCGCAAGGAAGCCCTCGGACACGTCGCTAAGGTTGTCGCTGCTGCTCCCGTCGTCGCCAAGGTAGCCGCCCCCGTGGCCTACCAGTCCGCCCCTGTGTACCACGCCGCCCCCGTCGCTAAGCTGGCGTACGCCGCCACCCCCGTGGTCCACGCCGCTCCCGTCGCCAAGTTCGCTGCCCCAGTTGCCTACTCTGCTCCCCTCTACCACCACTAA
- the LOC118277977 gene encoding cuticle protein 19.8 — MAFKLVVLSCLLALAHGSGVPAAIAAAPVAYAAPVAAARLEEFDPLPQYNFGYNVADSLTGDYKSQTEQRNGDLVQGQYSLVESDGTRRVVDYTADSVNGFNAVVRNEPLVLAADPALAPARYAAAAPVAVAQAAPVVAAAKFTAAPAYARYVANAVAAPARAVYARYTTATLAAAPVAAAPVAAAPAPVFAARYAAAPYVASSYVAAPAAAAYRAAYSAPVAAAYSVPYATQVAAAYTATVPAAYSAPVAAAYTAAVPAAYTAALPAAYSAPVVAAYKAAPVAAAYSAPAPTAVAPAPASTARAAPAKIVESSAAGYRYP, encoded by the exons ATGGCATTCAAG tTGGTAGTTCTCTCTTGCCTCCTGGCCCTCGCTCACGGTAGCGGGGTGCCCGCGGCCATCGCCGCTGCTCCCGTGGCCTATGCTGCCCCCGTGGCTGCTGCCAGGCTGGAGGAGTTCGACCCTCTCCCGCAGTACAACTTCGGATACAACGTGGCTGACTCTCTCACCGGAGACTACAAGAGCCAGACCGAGCAGCGCAATGGAGACCTGGTGCAGGGCCAATACTCTCTGGTGGAATCTGACGGCACTCGCCGAGTGGTCGACTACACTGCTGACTCAGTGAACGGTTTCAACGCAGTAGTGCGCAACGAGCCCCTTGTGTTGGCCGCTGACCCTGCTCTCGCTCCCGCTCGCTACGCTGCAGCTGCCCCCGTGGCCGTTGCTCAGGCTGCTCCAGTTGTTGCTGCTGCAAAATTCACTGCCGCGCCAGCCTACGCCCGTTACGTCGCCAATGCCGTCGCTGCTCCGGCCCGCGCGGTCTACGCTCGCTACACTACTGCCACCTTAGCTGCTGCTCCTGTGGCTGCTGCCCCTGTAGCTGCTGCTCCTGCTCCTGTATTCGCTGCTCGCTACGCAGCCGCTCCCTACGTAGCGTCTAGCTATGTAGCTGCACCTGCAGCGGCTGCTTACAGAGCCGCGTATTCTGCTCCGGTTGCTGCCGCCTACTCTGTGCCCTATGCTACTCAAGTAGCAGCTGCGTACACAGCGACAGTACCCGCTGCGTACAGTGCTCCCGTGGCAGCTGCCTACACAGCGGCAGTGCCCGCTGCGTACACAGCGGCGTTGCCTGCAGCGTACAGTGCTCCCGTGGTGGCTGCGTACAAGGCGGCTCCCGTAGCTGCAGCATACAGTGCACCTGCACCCACGGCTGTAGCCCCCGCCCCCGCCTCCACCGCCCGCGCCGCTCCTGCCAAGATCGTAGAATCATCAGCTGCCGGATACCGTTACCCTTGA
- the LOC118277975 gene encoding protein male-specific lethal-3, with product MVSTRGVRYKFSEGERVLCYEPDPTKAKVLYDSKVLEVIESKDKRGRRTVEYLIHFQGWNSSWDRCVSEDFVLKDTEENRQLQRDLAEKSQLQLGAYLYRRERKKGGGSVSNSAGAGPAKRARHGFSDDGSSSSTQPDDNVEEGVETADTDSSSASGSSSQPRSPPPNVHVGRAHITLPSALRDRLTFDYHLVVKRGRLSQLPATPCAAEILESFVKWFARAGAWATPRARHDPPQKPDMLDVSCRLNLVREVADGLRVYFDFILRGHLLYKQELAQYHEICGRFIDEQEEIKKQQLEADDDYEDEQMGTEDEVTAAEEDLKSPKIPEYSHLPPDPMDADKSEGECNNEEASVPKTEPNEKTTAVSDSTTDDNQVAGSAKPREGRSATRSGNVARRLRSHKSVVSQSENEEPTPSTSTGEPRLFETMSSSVGSSGSSLSECWARPTQSTPAPTTTRTPLSLLFDKVSKWQIIPREGTEHLPCRVYGAIHLARLFVKLPDFLNATQMPDFKLKLILKHIDMFVQFLDEHSEWFGEVYYVADSMSRSR from the exons ATGGTGTCTACAAGGGGGGTCCGCTATAAATTCAGCGAAGGAGAGCGCGTATTGTGTTATGAACCGGATCCAACAAAAGCCAAGGTGCTCTACGACTCCAAG GTTTTGGAAGTAATTGAAAGTAAAGACAAGCGTGGCCGACGGACCGTGGAGTACCTGATACATTTCCAAGGCTGGAATTCATCATGGGATCGCTGTGTCAGCGAAGATTTTGTGTTGAaagacacagaagaaaataggCAGCTACAAAGAGATTTAGCAGAGAAATCTCAACTGCAAtt GGGCGCCTATTTATACCGGCGTGAACGTAAGAAGGGCGGCGGCAGCGTCTCTAACTCGGCCGGCGCTGGCCCCGCCAAGCGCGCCAGACATGGCTTCTCTGATGATGGATCCTCCAGCAGCACTCAGCCTGATG ATAACGTTGAGGAAGGCGTGGAGACGGCCGACACTGACTCCTCGTCCGCATCTGGGTCGAGCTCCCAGCCGCGATCACCGCCACCCAACGTGCATGTAGGCCGAGCACACATCACGCTGCCTTCAGCTTTACG TGATCGGCTGACGTTTGACTATCATTTGGTGGTGAAGCGAGGTCGCCTGTCGCAGTTGCCGGCGACACCATGTGCCGCGGAGATCTTGGAATCGTTTGTGAAGTGGTTCGCTCGAGCCGGCGCTTGGGCGACTCCTCGCGCCCGCCATGACCCGCCGCAGAAGCCTGATATGCTTGATGTGTCTTGCAG ATTGAATTTGGTCCGCGAGGTGGCTGACGGTCTCCGCGTGTACTTCGACTTCATATTGCGCGGCCATCTGCTCTACAAGCAGGAACTGGCCCAGTACCACGAGATCTGCGGACGTTTTATTGATGA acaAGAAGAAATCAAGAAGCAGCAGCTGGAAGCCGATGATGACTATGAGGATGAACAGATGGGCACCGAGGACGAAGTCACTGCTGCTGAAGAAGATCTCAAGAGTCCCAAGATACCGGAGTACTCACACCTGCCTCCGGATCCCATGGATGCTGATAAAAGCGAGg GAGAATGCAACAACGAGGAGGCTTCGGTACCAAAAACCGAACCTAATGAGAAGACCACCGCCGTCAGCGACTCCACCACGGACGACAACCAGGTGGCAGGCTCGGCCAAACCTCGCGAGGGCAGGTCTGCTACACGCAGTGGCAATGTGGCAAGGCG GCTTCGTTCCCATAAGTCGGTGGTGTCGCAGTCGGAAAACGAAGAGCCCACTCCATCGACCTCTACAGGCGAACCGAGGTTGTTCGAGACCATGTCGTCTAG TGTCGGCAGTAGCGGGTCGTCGCTGAGCGAGTGCTGGGCGCGGCCCACGCAGTCCACGCCCGCCCCGACCACTACACGCACTCCGCTGTCTCTGCTGTTTGATAAG GTTTCAAAATGGCAGATAATTCCGCGCGAGGGAACTGAACACTTGCCATGCCGTGTATACGGCGCCATTCATCTTGCCAGGCTCTTCG TGAAATTACCTGATTTTCTGAACGCTACTCAAATGCCAGACTTCAAGTTGAAACTGATTCTCAAGCACATCGATATGTTCGTTCA